A window of Angustibacter sp. Root456 contains these coding sequences:
- a CDS encoding phosphatidylglycerol lysyltransferase domain-containing protein produces the protein MSATTERDGAAPGSSAASRARSLRRRVPRAMAWVVRAVALLSLVSLFSRSGEQPHHRLGDALLDGTTIVVVVALAAVSLVLARALARRKRRAWRVVLGIVAVAAVLYARARAWEAAGLNLAVAALLVWTRGEFRAESEPSSRWLALRAGLLTAVVSLLSGLALTARTAPDADSWVAVRETVRGLFGFVPDLPYRRPAAGDLTSVVLTGLGVATVGVVLLIMLSPRRKPAVLEPDDERRLRDLLARHGCRDSLGYFALRRDKSVVFSPSGKAAVAYRVVGGVTLASGDPLGDPEAWPGAIAAWLDEADRFAWTPGVLGASQDGATAFVRAGLDALEIGDEAVLDLTTFSLEGRERRSVRQAVSRVRRAGYTCEVGRQRDLSADQLAEVAQAADAMRDGDVERGFSMALGRVGDPADGDVVVVRARDADGRLVAVLSLVPWGDDGLSLDLMRRSQDSENGTMEYLVTELAAHARDLGVRRMSLNFAVFRSALERGGQVGAGPVLRAWRSLLLWASRWWQIESLYRANAKYQPAWVPRMVCFARPADLPHVAVAALQAEAFVVRPSLSRWLRPRR, from the coding sequence GTGAGCGCCACGACGGAGCGGGACGGTGCGGCGCCGGGGTCGAGCGCAGCCTCGCGCGCGCGGTCGCTGCGCCGACGCGTCCCCCGGGCGATGGCGTGGGTCGTGCGGGCCGTCGCCCTGCTCTCCCTGGTGTCGTTGTTCAGCCGGTCCGGCGAGCAGCCCCACCACCGGCTGGGCGACGCGCTGCTCGACGGCACGACGATCGTGGTGGTGGTGGCCCTGGCGGCCGTGAGCCTGGTGCTGGCCCGGGCCCTGGCCCGCCGCAAGCGGCGCGCGTGGCGCGTCGTGCTCGGGATCGTCGCGGTCGCCGCCGTGCTCTACGCCCGGGCGCGGGCGTGGGAGGCGGCCGGCCTCAACCTCGCCGTGGCCGCGCTGCTGGTGTGGACCCGCGGTGAGTTCCGGGCCGAGTCCGAGCCGTCGTCGCGGTGGCTGGCGCTGCGGGCCGGGTTGCTCACCGCGGTGGTGTCGCTGCTCAGCGGGCTGGCCCTCACCGCCCGCACGGCTCCGGACGCCGACTCCTGGGTCGCCGTCCGCGAGACCGTGCGCGGCCTGTTCGGCTTCGTCCCCGACCTGCCCTACCGGCGGCCGGCTGCCGGTGACCTCACGAGCGTCGTCCTCACGGGCCTGGGCGTCGCCACGGTCGGCGTGGTGCTGCTCATCATGCTGTCGCCCCGGCGCAAGCCCGCAGTGCTCGAGCCCGACGACGAGCGCCGCCTGCGCGATCTGCTCGCGCGGCACGGGTGCCGCGACTCGCTCGGCTACTTCGCGCTGCGTCGCGACAAGTCGGTGGTCTTCTCGCCGAGTGGCAAGGCCGCCGTGGCCTACCGGGTCGTCGGAGGCGTGACGCTCGCCTCTGGTGACCCCCTCGGCGACCCCGAGGCGTGGCCCGGGGCCATCGCCGCCTGGCTCGACGAGGCCGACCGCTTCGCCTGGACCCCGGGCGTGCTCGGCGCCAGCCAGGACGGCGCCACGGCGTTCGTGCGAGCCGGGCTCGACGCGCTCGAGATCGGCGACGAGGCCGTGCTCGACCTCACGACGTTCTCGCTCGAGGGCCGCGAGCGCCGGTCGGTGCGCCAGGCCGTCTCGCGCGTGCGCCGCGCCGGCTACACGTGCGAGGTCGGGCGCCAGCGCGACCTCAGCGCCGACCAGCTGGCCGAGGTGGCCCAGGCGGCCGACGCGATGCGCGACGGCGACGTCGAGCGCGGGTTCTCGATGGCCCTGGGCCGGGTGGGTGACCCCGCCGACGGCGACGTCGTCGTCGTGCGCGCCCGGGACGCCGACGGGCGGCTGGTGGCGGTGCTGTCGCTCGTGCCGTGGGGCGACGACGGCCTCTCGCTCGACCTCATGCGCCGCTCGCAGGACAGCGAGAACGGCACGATGGAGTACCTCGTGACGGAGCTGGCGGCGCACGCGCGCGACCTCGGCGTGCGCCGGATGTCGCTCAACTTCGCGGTGTTCCGCTCAGCGCTCGAGCGCGGCGGCCAGGTGGGCGCCGGCCCGGTGCTGCGGGCCTGGCGCTCGCTGCTGCTCTGGGCGTCGCGCTGGTGGCAGATCGAGTCGCTGTACCGGGCCAACGCCAAGTACCAGCCGGCGTGGGTGCCCCGCATGGTGTGCTTCGCGCGCCCCGCCGACCTGCCGCACGTCGCCGTGGCCGCGCTGCAGGCCGAGGCGTTCGTCGTGCGACCCTCGCTGTCGCGCTGGCTGCGCCCGCGCCGCTGA
- a CDS encoding proline iminopeptidase-family hydrolase — translation MTWTLPDGTEVTTWHRTATPAEPRAGAAPVVVVHGGPGATHDYLLALADLVGDGRTVIHYDQVGNGRSSHLPDADPGLWTVGLFVDELAALVRHLELADGFHLVGQSWGGMLGPEFVLAHPDDVRSLSVLDSPASIELWLAAAGRLRAALPVAVQEALTRHEDAGTTDDPEYHEAMQVFYDRHVCRVLPNPPEVAATFAALDADPTVYLTMNGPSEFHVVGSLVGWSVVDRLAQLSVPTLVVAGEHDEAQPETWAPFVELVPDVRSHVVAGASHMPHVEQPQELLDVVGAFLREHDG, via the coding sequence ATGACCTGGACGCTGCCGGACGGCACCGAGGTCACGACGTGGCACCGCACCGCCACGCCGGCCGAGCCCCGGGCGGGCGCGGCGCCGGTGGTCGTCGTGCACGGTGGCCCGGGCGCCACGCACGACTACCTGCTGGCGCTCGCCGACCTCGTGGGCGACGGGCGCACCGTGATCCACTACGACCAGGTCGGCAACGGCCGCAGCAGCCACCTGCCCGACGCCGACCCGGGGCTGTGGACCGTCGGGCTCTTCGTCGACGAGCTCGCCGCGCTCGTGCGCCACCTCGAGCTCGCCGACGGCTTCCACCTCGTCGGCCAGTCGTGGGGCGGCATGCTCGGGCCCGAGTTCGTGCTGGCCCACCCCGACGACGTCCGCTCGCTGTCGGTGCTCGACAGCCCGGCGTCCATCGAGCTGTGGCTCGCGGCGGCCGGGCGGCTGCGCGCGGCCCTGCCCGTGGCGGTGCAGGAGGCGCTGACCCGGCACGAGGACGCTGGCACCACCGACGACCCCGAGTACCACGAGGCCATGCAGGTGTTCTACGACCGGCACGTGTGCCGAGTGCTGCCCAACCCGCCGGAGGTCGCGGCGACGTTCGCGGCCCTGGACGCCGACCCGACGGTGTACCTGACCATGAACGGCCCGTCGGAGTTCCACGTCGTGGGCTCGCTGGTCGGCTGGTCGGTGGTCGACCGGCTCGCTCAGCTGAGCGTGCCGACGCTCGTGGTGGCCGGTGAGCACGACGAGGCCCAGCCGGAGACGTGGGCGCCGTTCGTCGAGCTCGTGCCCGACGTGCGCAGCCACGTGGTCGCCGGTGCCAGTCACATGCCGCACGTCGAGCAGCCGCAGGAGCTGCTGGACGTCGTCGGCGCGTTCCTACGCGAGCACGACGGCTGA
- a CDS encoding GGDEF domain-containing protein — protein MATTHSTAAPGEFLTSAQKVLDHLAAARPDAGWAASQVVRGGHAVLAVSGRPARARVGDVLTPGEGAVLAHRLVGRDGEEFGGLWALGLPSGDAHAGQAPLDLLADLLATILESDLARVASARRSQVLHEQALSDELTGLLNRRGWTQVLEAEPSYPDVDAAPAVIVVDLDRLKEVNDEQGHVAGDEYLQLAAVTLSAACREGDLVARLGGDEFGVLVEGSAACGVAAVRRLVERMREALDAAGVAASIGWAPYEPHGGLVRSWWLADRAMYGEKQRRRAQVASAVVLA, from the coding sequence GTGGCGACGACCCACAGCACGGCTGCGCCAGGCGAGTTCCTCACCAGCGCCCAGAAGGTCCTCGACCATCTCGCCGCTGCGCGGCCGGACGCCGGCTGGGCCGCGAGCCAGGTCGTCCGCGGCGGCCACGCGGTGCTCGCAGTCAGCGGCCGCCCGGCTCGCGCGCGGGTGGGAGACGTCCTGACGCCCGGGGAGGGCGCGGTGCTCGCCCACCGCCTGGTCGGACGCGACGGCGAGGAGTTCGGAGGGCTGTGGGCCCTCGGCCTGCCGTCCGGCGACGCGCACGCCGGTCAGGCCCCGCTCGACCTGCTGGCCGACCTGCTCGCCACGATCCTGGAGAGCGACCTCGCCCGCGTCGCGAGCGCCCGACGCTCGCAGGTGCTGCACGAGCAGGCGCTGAGCGACGAGCTCACCGGCCTGCTCAACCGCCGCGGGTGGACCCAGGTGCTCGAGGCCGAGCCGAGCTACCCGGACGTCGACGCCGCGCCGGCCGTCATCGTCGTCGACCTCGACCGGCTGAAGGAGGTCAACGACGAGCAAGGCCACGTGGCCGGTGACGAGTACCTCCAGCTCGCCGCGGTGACGCTGTCGGCCGCCTGCCGCGAGGGCGACCTGGTGGCCCGCCTGGGCGGCGACGAGTTCGGCGTCCTGGTCGAGGGGTCAGCGGCCTGCGGTGTGGCCGCCGTCCGGCGGTTGGTCGAGCGGATGCGCGAGGCCCTGGACGCCGCGGGCGTGGCGGCGTCGATCGGGTGGGCGCCGTACGAGCCCCACGGCGGCCTCGTGCGCAGCTGGTGGCTGGCCGACCGCGCGATGTACGGGGAGAAGCAGCGCCGGCGGGCGCAGGTGGCCTCAGCCGTCGTGCTCGCGTAG